In a genomic window of Methanobrevibacter oralis:
- a CDS encoding formate/nitrite transporter family protein, giving the protein MSSSFKGPADVAKAVASTGGVKGSANLVNLILLSFLAGAYIAFGGLLAEVANAGMLDAGAPLGLSKFVFGAVFPVGLIIVVLAGSELFTGNIMFMTMGVLDGQSSIGGLAKNWVFSWVFNFVGAIFVAFVLAYLSGIATDPVISAGAIKVASAKVGLSWDQAFLRAIGCNWLVCLAVWLANASDDIIGKIFGIWFPIMAFVCIGFEHSVANMFFIPLGMFLGAEGVNWSTMIINNLIPVSLGNIVGGAIFVGCIYWYTYLKE; this is encoded by the coding sequence ATGAGTTCATCTTTTAAAGGTCCAGCAGATGTTGCAAAAGCTGTTGCATCTACTGGTGGAGTTAAAGGGTCTGCTAATTTAGTAAATTTAATTTTACTTTCATTTTTAGCAGGTGCTTACATTGCATTTGGTGGTTTACTTGCAGAAGTTGCTAACGCTGGTATGTTAGATGCGGGTGCACCGCTTGGTTTGTCTAAATTTGTATTTGGTGCAGTGTTCCCAGTTGGTTTAATTATTGTTGTTCTTGCAGGATCAGAATTATTCACTGGAAACATAATGTTTATGACAATGGGAGTTTTAGATGGTCAATCATCTATTGGTGGTCTTGCTAAAAATTGGGTATTTAGTTGGGTATTCAATTTTGTCGGTGCTATTTTTGTAGCATTTGTACTTGCATATTTATCAGGTATTGCAACAGATCCAGTCATTTCTGCAGGAGCTATTAAAGTTGCATCTGCGAAAGTAGGTTTAAGTTGGGATCAAGCATTTTTAAGGGCTATTGGTTGTAACTGGCTCGTATGTTTAGCTGTATGGCTTGCAAATGCATCTGATGATATAATTGGTAAAATATTTGGTATTTGGTTCCCAATCATGGCGTTTGTATGTATTGGATTTGAGCACAGTGTTGCAAACATGTTTTTCATACCATTAGGTATGTTTTTAGGTGCTGAGGGTGTAAATTGGAGTACTATGATTATAAATAATTTAATTCCTGTATCTCTCGGTAACATCGTAGGTGGTGCTATATTCGTAGGTTGTATTTATTGGTACACATACCTTAAAGAATAA
- a CDS encoding LysR family transcriptional regulator, translating into MNLKSKGLVNLEINGEIYDYKLYQSLDALARVNSQRKAAKELNIAHTVFNRRLIKAEEKLGFKLSKKSGNGTILTYYGNKLLEEYKKYLIQIEKTENITLAGGHISSGLLDSINHPFKLHIYSSSDEDAFELAKRGAVDILTLDDPVIAYERDIDFIPIAYDYLVLISSPNSKEIKSINDLDNLNFVNVNGSAQRLAWNSLNHYDVKYNITNNVNSQFDAFKLVRNSKNLHSFLNASYFKGNEILKFDTRHVISLIKVNEDKEEIDDFINFLLNEGQTAIKNQGFIPME; encoded by the coding sequence ATGAATCTTAAAAGTAAAGGCTTGGTCAATTTAGAAATCAATGGTGAAATTTATGATTATAAATTATACCAAAGTTTAGATGCATTAGCTAGAGTTAATTCTCAAAGAAAAGCCGCAAAAGAATTAAATATTGCACATACTGTTTTTAATAGAAGATTAATTAAAGCAGAAGAAAAATTAGGATTTAAACTTAGTAAAAAATCAGGAAATGGAACCATATTAACATATTATGGTAATAAATTACTTGAAGAATATAAAAAATATTTAATTCAAATAGAAAAAACTGAAAATATAACTCTTGCTGGAGGCCATATTAGTTCTGGACTTTTAGACAGTATAAATCATCCATTTAAACTCCATATTTATAGTAGTAGTGATGAAGATGCTTTTGAACTTGCAAAACGTGGAGCTGTAGATATATTGACCCTAGATGATCCAGTAATTGCTTATGAAAGAGACATTGACTTTATACCAATAGCTTATGATTACCTTGTTTTAATATCAAGCCCTAATTCAAAAGAAATTAAAAGTATTAATGATTTAGATAATCTTAATTTTGTAAACGTTAATGGTTCGGCTCAAAGGCTTGCTTGGAACAGTTTAAATCATTATGACGTTAAGTATAATATAACAAACAATGTTAATTCTCAGTTTGATGCATTTAAACTGGTTAGAAATTCAAAAAACTTACATAGTTTCTTAAATGCCAGTTATTTTAAAGGAAATGAAATATTAAAATTCGATACTCGTCATGTAATTAGCTTAATTAAAGTTAATGAAGATAAAGAAGAAATTGATGACTTTATTAATTTTTTATTAAATGAAGGGCAAACAGCCATTAAAAATCAAGGATTTATCCCAATGGAATAA
- the hxlB gene encoding 6-phospho-3-hexuloisomerase, with protein sequence MEIMKTSINAILDNIQNAEEYLDENSIDKFEDIIIESKNVFVTGAGRSGLAAKAFAMRLMHLGVSAYVVGETISPAIYEDDCIIAISGSGETNTIVSASEIAKNRGSKVLVVTSYPNSTLGNLADSILLVKGRTKKEVDDENYMKRQIHGNYTSLTPLGTAFELTTLVFLDAIVSELMEKMHQTESDLKARHTVLE encoded by the coding sequence ATGGAAATAATGAAAACCTCTATTAATGCAATTTTGGATAATATTCAAAACGCTGAAGAATATTTGGATGAAAACTCTATTGATAAATTTGAAGACATAATTATTGAATCTAAAAATGTTTTTGTAACAGGGGCTGGAAGATCAGGTCTTGCTGCTAAGGCTTTTGCTATGAGATTAATGCATTTAGGTGTAAGTGCATATGTTGTAGGTGAAACAATCTCTCCTGCTATTTATGAAGATGATTGTATTATAGCTATTTCTGGTTCTGGTGAGACAAATACTATTGTTTCTGCATCTGAAATTGCTAAAAATAGAGGTTCTAAAGTATTAGTTGTAACTTCTTATCCTAATTCTACTTTAGGTAATTTAGCTGATAGTATTCTTCTTGTTAAAGGAAGAACAAAAAAAGAAGTTGATGATGAAAATTATATGAAACGTCAAATTCACGGAAACTATACTTCTTTAACTCCTCTTGGAACCGCTTTTGAATTAACAACTTTAGTATTTTTAGATGCAATTGTATCTGAGTTAATGGAAAAAATGCATCAAACCGAAAGTGATTTAAAAGCTAGACACACTGTTCTTGAATAA
- a CDS encoding carbohydrate kinase family protein — protein sequence MAKNKDLLAIGHSAHDYIIRVSEFPKANFSAPILNMKTFNGGAAANVACVGANLGLKTSLVSAVGGEFKKSDYYEHMKNLDIDTDSLIIVPGESTPTAFVLTNDNEDQISYFYWGAAREFTESKIPTSAISNVEAVHLATGDPNFNWKCSIEAKNNDKLVSFDPGQDLGMYDTKKLKDVIGNTTILFGNHHEIERILNSLEIDINGLKELGPKIIVKTCGANGSEIYSKDEKIKIGSILKEAVDPTGAGDSYRAGFLSRFLNGESLEESAKFASSVSSFIVEEQGCQTNMPSFDDAFKRMNEFY from the coding sequence ATGGCAAAAAACAAAGATTTATTAGCAATCGGTCACTCTGCCCATGATTATATTATTAGAGTATCTGAATTTCCAAAAGCTAATTTTTCAGCGCCTATATTAAATATGAAAACATTTAATGGTGGAGCTGCAGCAAATGTAGCTTGTGTTGGAGCTAATCTTGGATTAAAAACTTCATTAGTTTCTGCTGTTGGTGGTGAATTCAAAAAATCCGATTATTACGAGCATATGAAAAATTTAGATATCGACACTGACTCTTTAATAATTGTCCCAGGTGAATCAACACCTACTGCATTTGTTTTAACTAATGATAATGAAGACCAAATTAGTTATTTCTATTGGGGTGCTGCTAGAGAATTCACAGAAAGTAAAATACCAACTTCTGCAATATCCAATGTTGAAGCAGTGCATTTAGCTACAGGAGATCCTAACTTTAATTGGAAATGTAGTATAGAAGCTAAAAATAATGATAAACTTGTTTCATTTGATCCTGGCCAAGACCTTGGAATGTACGATACTAAAAAACTAAAAGATGTGATTGGAAACACAACTATCCTCTTTGGAAATCATCATGAAATAGAAAGAATTTTAAACTCTCTTGAAATTGACATTAATGGACTTAAAGAATTAGGACCTAAAATAATCGTTAAAACTTGTGGTGCTAATGGAAGTGAAATATATTCAAAAGATGAAAAAATAAAAATTGGTTCTATTTTAAAAGAAGCTGTTGATCCAACAGGTGCAGGAGATTCCTATAGGGCAGGATTTTTATCAAGATTTTTAAATGGAGAATCCTTAGAAGAATCTGCTAAATTTGCATCATCCGTATCATCATTTATTGTTGAAGAACAAGGTTGTCAAACTAATATGCCAAGCTTTGATGATGCATTTAAAAGAATGAATGAATTTTATTAA
- the fdhF gene encoding formate dehydrogenase subunit alpha — MVDIKIVPTICPYCGTGCGINFVVKDDKIVGVEPYKRHPVNEGKVCPKGNFGYQFINREDRLTTPLIKENGEFREASWDEALDLVANKLKEVSDEDPNKVGFYACARSPNENIYITQKLARVACGTQNVDHCARICHGPTVAGLANTFGSGAMTNGFDSIKEADYIFCIGSNNMEAHPLFGRKLIQSKKNGAKLVVLDPRFTPTAKIADEYVEFETGTDVALMNAMIKVIIDKGLQDDEFIKNRTKGFEEMKETVQKYTLDMASEITGIKPEVIEHLAVEYASADKAAIVYSLGITEHSHGADNVMSTANLAMLTGNIGREGTGVNPLRGQNNVQGACDMGALPSDYVGYRKVEDQETTDWFNEYYGVNLPAKKGLTLVEMMNAAHAGDLKVLYIHGEDPVLSDADIKHTREALDNLDMLIVQECFMTDTAQCADVILPAAGWGEQEGTFTSGERRVQCLHKAQEPPEGAWLDWKIMEEIAVRMGVPREKFHYESSEEIFDEIRECAPIFAGMDRKRLDTPEALHWPCPSEDDPCQPLMHKDKFAHPDGLGIFQALEHKGPVEVVDEEYPLLLTTTRVLFHYHAAMTRRCETLDNEVKTGFIEINTEDAKELDIINGEVVKASSRRGSIAIPARVTDDIRKGIVNIPMHFAECAANVLTNSDSFDPKSKMVELKACAIKVEKFDEAVEIKTQLFKDGTVTDIAAEDYTTTIIGK, encoded by the coding sequence ATGGTTGATATTAAAATTGTTCCAACAATCTGTCCATATTGTGGTACTGGTTGTGGAATTAACTTCGTCGTAAAAGACGATAAGATTGTAGGTGTCGAACCTTATAAAAGACACCCAGTAAACGAAGGTAAAGTATGTCCAAAAGGTAACTTTGGATATCAATTTATTAACAGAGAAGATAGATTAACTACTCCGTTAATTAAAGAAAATGGTGAATTCAGAGAAGCTTCATGGGATGAAGCATTAGATTTAGTTGCTAACAAACTTAAAGAAGTATCTGATGAAGATCCAAACAAAGTTGGATTCTATGCATGTGCTCGTTCACCAAACGAAAATATTTATATTACTCAGAAATTAGCTAGGGTAGCTTGTGGTACTCAAAATGTTGACCACTGTGCTCGTATCTGTCACGGTCCTACTGTAGCTGGTCTTGCAAATACTTTTGGATCAGGTGCTATGACCAATGGATTTGACAGTATTAAAGAAGCAGATTATATTTTCTGTATTGGGTCAAATAACATGGAAGCTCACCCATTATTTGGACGTAAATTAATTCAATCTAAGAAAAATGGTGCTAAATTAGTTGTTTTAGATCCAAGGTTCACTCCTACTGCTAAAATTGCTGACGAATATGTTGAATTTGAAACAGGAACTGATGTAGCTTTAATGAATGCTATGATTAAAGTAATCATTGATAAAGGATTACAAGATGATGAATTCATTAAAAACAGAACTAAAGGTTTCGAAGAAATGAAAGAAACTGTTCAAAAATATACTTTAGATATGGCTTCAGAAATTACTGGAATCAAACCTGAAGTAATTGAACACTTAGCTGTTGAATATGCATCTGCTGATAAAGCAGCTATTGTATATTCATTGGGTATCACTGAACACTCTCACGGTGCAGATAATGTAATGTCTACTGCTAACCTTGCAATGTTAACTGGTAACATTGGTAGGGAAGGAACTGGTGTAAACCCATTAAGAGGACAAAACAATGTACAAGGTGCTTGTGATATGGGTGCATTACCATCTGATTATGTTGGATACAGAAAAGTAGAAGATCAGGAAACTACTGACTGGTTCAATGAATACTATGGTGTAAATCTTCCAGCTAAAAAAGGTTTAACCTTAGTTGAAATGATGAATGCAGCTCATGCTGGTGATTTAAAAGTATTATATATTCATGGTGAAGACCCTGTATTATCTGATGCAGATATTAAACACACAAGAGAAGCTCTTGATAATTTAGACATGTTAATTGTACAAGAATGTTTCATGACTGATACTGCACAATGTGCTGATGTTATTTTACCTGCTGCAGGTTGGGGTGAGCAAGAAGGTACTTTTACCAGTGGTGAAAGAAGAGTTCAATGTTTACACAAAGCTCAAGAACCACCTGAAGGTGCTTGGTTAGATTGGAAGATTATGGAAGAAATTGCTGTTAGAATGGGAGTTCCAAGAGAAAAATTCCATTATGAATCTTCTGAAGAAATCTTCGATGAAATTAGAGAATGTGCACCAATCTTCGCTGGTATGGATCGTAAAAGATTAGATACTCCTGAAGCTCTTCACTGGCCATGTCCATCTGAAGATGATCCATGTCAACCATTAATGCACAAAGATAAATTTGCACATCCTGATGGTTTAGGTATTTTCCAAGCTTTAGAACACAAAGGTCCTGTTGAAGTTGTAGATGAAGAATATCCATTATTATTAACAACCACTAGGGTATTATTCCATTATCATGCTGCTATGACTAGAAGGTGTGAAACTTTAGATAATGAAGTAAAAACTGGATTTATAGAAATCAACACTGAAGATGCAAAAGAATTAGATATTATTAACGGTGAGGTTGTTAAAGCATCATCTAGAAGAGGATCTATTGCAATTCCTGCTCGTGTAACTGATGATATTAGAAAAGGTATTGTAAACATTCCTATGCACTTTGCAGAATGTGCTGCTAATGTATTAACTAACTCTGATTCTTTCGATCCTAAATCTAAAATGGTTGAATTAAAGGCATGTGCTATCAAAGTAGAAAAATTCGATGAAGCTGTTGAAATCAAAACTCAACTCTTTAAAGATGGAACTGTTACTGATATCGCAGCAGAAGATTACACAACTACTATTATAGGAAAATAA
- a CDS encoding nucleoside deaminase has product MKSDNYFMDEAIKEAKKSLDEGGIPIGAVLVKDGEIVSRGHNRLIQNDSVILHAEMDAIENAGRLSHEDYVRCTLYTTLSPCPMCSGAVILYNIPKVVIGENTTLRGAENLLKCNDVEVVILNNNLCRELLEQYVCQNSDCWKNELSKVGNTTETL; this is encoded by the coding sequence ATGAAATCTGATAATTATTTCATGGATGAAGCTATTAAAGAAGCTAAAAAATCCTTAGATGAAGGTGGAATTCCTATTGGTGCTGTCTTAGTTAAAGATGGTGAAATAGTATCTAGAGGTCATAATAGATTAATTCAAAATGATTCTGTTATTTTACATGCTGAAATGGATGCTATTGAAAATGCTGGAAGACTGAGTCATGAAGATTATGTACGTTGTACGCTTTACACTACACTTTCTCCGTGTCCGATGTGTTCTGGTGCGGTTATATTATATAATATTCCCAAAGTTGTAATTGGAGAAAATACTACTTTGAGGGGGGCAGAAAATCTTCTTAAATGTAATGATGTTGAAGTCGTTATTTTAAATAATAATTTATGTAGAGAATTATTGGAACAGTATGTTTGTCAAAATTCTGATTGCTGGAAAAATGAATTATCTAAAGTAGGAAACACTACCGAAACATTATAA
- a CDS encoding V-type ATP synthase subunit I domain-containing protein, producing the protein MSDDKPINSMYGSKIKLNLNKIKDSSKDDVVEDSKDVTLNNDVVVEDNVPDVPVEDEVVVDSVDGDDVVDVPVEDEVVVDSVDGDDVVDVPVEDEVVVDSVDGDDVVDETNIKTDSNEFKTNLDSNQNKDYKILMDLKSKLKERENKLNNQSGELNYLTNKVIPKLKKENSELKKLKNELTIALENSTKKYFNQLDINADLSDRVGKLGADGAVNKIKLDKLESEMESIKDKYESKIGQYKSKIDSLSLNRLDSLKENNIKLNKEIKSLELEISNHIEENKKLNSEVHDLRNKLIDVGSYKDDVDKKTNKKITDLENEINSLKTQLKVKESSYDKLSNESQKTISNLRKQVNKLEKIIDKQSNRGLFDRISNKSVKLDD; encoded by the coding sequence ATGTCTGATGATAAACCAATTAATTCTATGTATGGTAGTAAAATAAAGTTAAATTTGAATAAAATTAAAGATAGTTCTAAAGATGACGTCGTTGAAGATAGTAAAGATGTTACTTTGAATAATGATGTAGTTGTTGAGGATAATGTTCCTGATGTTCCTGTTGAGGATGAGGTAGTTGTTGATTCTGTTGATGGGGATGATGTTGTTGATGTTCCTGTTGAGGATGAGGTAGTTGTTGATTCTGTTGATGGGGATGATGTTGTTGATGTTCCTGTTGAGGATGAGGTAGTTGTTGATTCTGTTGATGGGGATGATGTTGTTGATGAAACAAATATTAAAACAGATTCTAATGAATTTAAAACAAATTTAGATTCAAATCAAAATAAAGACTATAAAATCTTAATGGATTTAAAATCTAAACTTAAAGAAAGAGAAAATAAATTAAATAATCAATCTGGTGAACTTAATTATTTAACTAATAAAGTTATTCCTAAACTCAAAAAGGAAAATTCTGAGCTTAAAAAGCTTAAAAACGAGTTAACAATTGCATTAGAAAATTCTACTAAAAAATATTTTAACCAATTAGATATTAATGCTGACTTAAGTGATAGAGTAGGAAAACTTGGTGCAGACGGTGCTGTAAATAAAATTAAATTAGATAAATTAGAATCAGAAATGGAGTCTATTAAAGATAAATATGAAAGTAAAATTGGACAATATAAGTCTAAAATTGATTCACTTAGTTTAAATAGATTAGATAGTTTAAAAGAGAATAATATAAAATTGAATAAAGAGATTAAGTCTTTGGAATTAGAAATTTCAAATCATATTGAAGAAAATAAAAAACTCAATTCTGAAGTACATGATTTGAGAAATAAACTTATTGATGTTGGTAGTTATAAGGATGATGTGGATAAAAAAACTAATAAAAAAATCACAGATCTTGAAAATGAAATTAATTCTCTTAAAACTCAATTAAAAGTTAAAGAAAGTAGTTATGATAAATTATCTAACGAATCTCAAAAAACAATTTCTAATTTAAGAAAACAAGTAAATAAACTTGAAAAAATCATTGATAAACAGTCAAATAGAGGTCTATTTGATAGGATATCTAATAAATCTGTAAAGTTAGATGATTAA
- the lysS gene encoding lysine--tRNA ligase has product MKHWIEKIAEELNERNIEKHVIASGTSISGSIHIGNSCDVFIANAIGKKLRELGDDAETIWIADDHDPLRKVPFPLPEDYEKYLGMPYSTIPCPDGCCSNFVEHFEKPFLRVMKDYKIDIKTKSGFEMYKSGIYNDYIRIALEKTPQIKEIFNKYRREALADNWLPYNPICEECGRVNTTYAYDYDGDNIKYRCECGHKGEMDIKSGNGKLTWRVEWAARWKIFGVTCEPFGKDHAASGGSYDVSSVISEEIFNYEAPYPVPYEWITLDGEAMSKSHGVFFTPEEWLKIGPAESLNYYLFRSKPMKAKDFSPKMSFLDFMDQFDKVEKVFYDEEKAPSEKEGKKFKKIYEVSQINIGSPLPFRPPYRFLVNAYQIAGNNLEKIFNILKNNSQLTKSFENKNFDDLNENELAQFEERVNNVSYWLDTYAPKFVKFQVQEKNIPKLPLTDEQTQFLNDLANLIETTNYNKAEDLHDAMYEILEEQGLKPQKGFQAIYKMILGQKQGPRAASFLLSLDKDFVVKRLRRKA; this is encoded by the coding sequence ATGAAACATTGGATTGAAAAAATCGCTGAAGAGTTAAATGAAAGAAATATCGAAAAACATGTAATTGCAAGTGGAACTTCAATATCTGGTTCAATACATATTGGAAATTCCTGCGATGTATTTATTGCTAATGCAATTGGGAAAAAATTACGTGAACTTGGTGATGATGCAGAAACAATATGGATTGCTGATGATCATGACCCCCTTAGAAAAGTTCCTTTTCCACTTCCTGAAGATTATGAGAAATATCTTGGAATGCCTTACTCAACCATTCCATGTCCAGATGGATGTTGCAGTAACTTTGTAGAACACTTCGAAAAACCATTTTTAAGAGTAATGAAAGATTATAAAATAGATATTAAAACTAAATCTGGTTTTGAAATGTATAAAAGTGGTATTTATAATGACTATATTAGGATAGCTCTTGAAAAAACTCCACAAATAAAAGAAATATTTAATAAATATAGAAGAGAAGCATTAGCTGATAATTGGTTACCTTATAATCCAATTTGTGAAGAATGTGGTCGTGTAAACACCACTTATGCTTATGATTATGATGGAGATAACATCAAATACAGATGTGAATGTGGTCATAAAGGTGAAATGGACATTAAATCTGGAAATGGAAAACTTACATGGAGAGTAGAATGGGCTGCAAGATGGAAAATATTTGGAGTTACCTGTGAACCATTTGGAAAAGATCATGCAGCTAGTGGTGGATCCTACGATGTAAGTAGCGTAATTTCAGAAGAAATATTCAATTATGAAGCACCATATCCTGTACCGTATGAATGGATTACATTAGATGGTGAAGCTATGAGTAAATCTCATGGAGTATTCTTTACACCAGAGGAATGGTTAAAAATTGGACCTGCTGAAAGTCTTAACTATTACTTATTTAGATCAAAACCAATGAAAGCTAAAGATTTTTCACCTAAAATGTCATTTTTAGACTTTATGGATCAATTTGACAAAGTAGAAAAAGTATTTTATGATGAAGAAAAAGCACCCTCTGAAAAAGAAGGTAAGAAATTTAAGAAAATATACGAAGTTTCACAAATCAATATTGGAAGTCCACTACCTTTTAGACCTCCATACAGATTCTTAGTTAATGCTTATCAAATAGCTGGAAATAATTTAGAAAAAATATTTAATATTCTTAAAAATAATTCTCAATTAACTAAAAGCTTTGAAAATAAAAACTTTGATGATTTAAATGAAAATGAATTAGCTCAATTTGAAGAACGTGTGAATAATGTAAGTTATTGGTTAGATACTTATGCCCCTAAATTTGTAAAATTCCAAGTTCAGGAAAAAAACATTCCAAAATTACCACTAACTGATGAACAAACACAATTTTTAAATGACCTAGCTAATTTAATAGAAACTACAAATTACAACAAAGCTGAAGATTTACATGATGCAATGTATGAAATTCTTGAAGAGCAAGGATTAAAACCACAAAAAGGTTTTCAAGCTATCTATAAAATGATTTTAGGTCAAAAACAGGGCCCTAGGGCAGCATCATTTTTATTATCTCTAGATAAAGATTTTGTAGTAAAAAGATTAAGACGAAAAGCTTAA
- the thiC gene encoding phosphomethylpyrimidine synthase, with translation MTQMSDAKKDILTEEMKHVAAKENVSEEFILKSVAEGTIVIPSNVHRDIEASGIGAGLRTKINATVGTSTDIVNFDEEVLKAQIAIDNGADCLMELSIGGDLDVIRRRVLDMSPLPVGSVPVYQAAIETIRDEGSVIYMDEDKLFNTIEKQAKDGIDFMAIHSSINIETLTRLKRQGRATGLVSRGGSFMSGWIVENEKENPLYKNFDYVLEIAKEHDVVLSLANGMRAGSIADSTDRAQIQELIILGELIDRSREAGVQCMIEGPGHIPINEIPTNVMIQKKMCSNAPFYMLGPIVCDVAPGYDHIVSAIGAASSAKAGADFICYVTPAEHLALPSPQDVKDGVIATKIGAYAGDLASGAISGERDLAMADARKRLDWEAQYEIALFPEEARAKRDQRPPEDEDACTMCGNYCAVKIVNEWLDKSDSDLIK, from the coding sequence ATGACACAAATGAGCGACGCAAAGAAAGATATTTTAACAGAAGAAATGAAACATGTGGCAGCTAAAGAAAATGTTTCAGAGGAATTTATTTTAAAATCTGTAGCTGAAGGAACTATTGTAATTCCTAGCAACGTACACAGAGATATTGAAGCATCAGGTATTGGTGCTGGACTTAGAACAAAAATCAATGCAACAGTTGGAACATCAACAGATATTGTAAATTTTGATGAAGAAGTCTTAAAAGCGCAAATTGCAATTGATAATGGTGCAGACTGTTTAATGGAATTAAGTATTGGTGGAGATTTAGATGTAATTAGAAGAAGAGTACTTGATATGTCCCCACTTCCAGTTGGTTCAGTTCCAGTATACCAAGCAGCAATTGAAACTATTAGAGATGAAGGCTCTGTAATTTACATGGATGAAGATAAATTATTCAATACTATAGAAAAACAAGCAAAAGATGGTATTGACTTTATGGCTATCCACAGTAGTATTAACATTGAAACATTAACTAGACTTAAAAGACAAGGACGAGCAACTGGACTTGTTTCAAGAGGTGGATCATTTATGTCTGGTTGGATTGTTGAAAATGAAAAAGAAAACCCATTATATAAAAACTTCGACTATGTTTTAGAAATAGCTAAAGAACATGATGTTGTTCTTTCTCTTGCAAATGGAATGAGAGCAGGATCCATTGCTGATTCAACAGATAGAGCACAAATACAAGAGTTAATCATTTTAGGAGAATTAATTGATAGATCTCGTGAAGCTGGAGTACAATGTATGATTGAAGGCCCCGGACACATTCCAATAAATGAAATTCCAACTAATGTTATGATTCAAAAGAAAATGTGTTCAAATGCCCCATTTTATATGTTAGGACCTATTGTATGTGATGTAGCACCAGGTTATGACCACATCGTGTCAGCTATTGGAGCAGCATCATCTGCAAAAGCTGGAGCAGATTTCATTTGTTATGTAACTCCTGCAGAACACTTAGCACTTCCATCCCCACAAGATGTAAAAGATGGAGTTATTGCAACAAAAATCGGAGCTTACGCTGGAGATTTAGCATCAGGAGCAATAAGTGGAGAAAGAGATTTGGCAATGGCCGATGCAAGAAAAAGACTTGATTGGGAAGCACAATACGAAATTGCATTATTTCCCGAAGAAGCACGTGCTAAAAGAGACCAAAGACCTCCGGAAGATGAAGATGCATGTACAATGTGTGGAAACTATTGTGCTGTGAAAATTGTTAATGAATGGTTAGATAAATCTGACTCAGATTTAATTAAATAA